In Chroicocephalus ridibundus chromosome 21, bChrRid1.1, whole genome shotgun sequence, the sequence CTATCTTTGATTTacaagtgtgggtttttttaaaaaggtgcaaTGCTATACCACGGAGAGCTAGCTTTTATGTGAAGATTTaatctgaagacagaaataaacaCTATTCAATGCGTATACCCTAGCTGAAGCTACAATTTTCTGATTTGGGTTGATAATATCACcacaacataaatattttaagtgataTGTCTTACCAATTAAACCAGTATTTTTAACCCCCCATTTATTCTTAGccattcatttttctgtgttttagtgGAACATTTTAGTGCCTGATAATAACAGGTATCCACGAGGAAAATAATATAAGAAATTAAGCAGGCTGCTAAACAGATTACTCAGCACTTAAATCtattgaaaaatacagatttttatttttcacccccCTCGCTGCCTTACACCCCAGCTGCAAACCACAGGCACTGCTCTGAGAAGCTGTGtgtgggaggaagggagatgcTGGGGGAACAGGTTGAGACTTGTCTCCAGGAATATTACACAGGACTGGAAGGTTTTGGGGCAGATGGCTGTTTTAGAGCAAGCACACAACAGGGAGGATTTTTGCtcccagaggaagaaaaggaaagagagcaaGCTTAAAGCAGCAAATTCAAAAGGACAAATGGGTGCTGGCTAAGTAAAAGGGGGCAGATACAAGGAGAGGAGTTCAACTGCTGTCTTTATTGGATTTATCTCTGTCTAAAGATCTCTTACAGCCAAGCTTACAAGTGGCAATAACTAAGTGCAtagtggcttttttctttttcttttttccttttttttgttttttcttaattctgcaCACAAATTGCAGGCACTCCCCTGCCACAGCCAGGCGATGGCTTCCAACCAGCTGGCATGCACCAACCCCTGCGAGGCaaagtgtccccagcccctggccaccaGCAGCAACGAGCCCTGCGTGGTGGCCTGCGGTGACTCCCGGGTGATTATCTACCCGCCACCCGTCGTTGTCACATTCCCGGGGCCCATCCTCACCACCTACCCGCAGCAAACCGTCGTGGGAGCATCCGAGCCCTCCGAGGTGGCCCTGGCAGAGCCCCcggctgcagcacctctgccaGCGGAGGTGACGGGGAGGCTGGACGCAGCAGTGGAGAAACTTGCCCCCAAGATCGTTGCCCGACCTGAGCCGCGGTGTGCCCCAAAGTACTCCTACACCTATTCTTCCCAATGGACACATCCATGCAATTCATACCGCTCTGGGAAACGGCGGACATACTAAAGCTCATGCCTGGTGTGCACAGAGTAATTTAAAGAAGCAACAAAGGAAACTCGAGATGTAAATTGGGGGTGGAGCTCACAGGTTCCAGCCCcagtgctgggtgctgcctggctccagctgaaAAGAATGAGAGCTGCAAATGCTCAGCACCTGGGAAAGGCAGGCTCATGTGTGCATATTCTCATTTTGCCTTTAGTTTAGATCTGTTATCCTCTAGTTTTCCGGTTTAGTCATCTGCTTACATTGTGCTTTGTCTTATTTCAGTTATATTCTTGGCACTGAGTTTAGAGAGGTGACTTAGGATGCTAGAAATTGCGCACAGCAACTgtgctaaaggagaaaaaaacatttttttatagaCTGTAACACTTTGACCCTGGTGATTAGCCAGAGCCTTACTGAACCCCTGGAAAGATGGTCTTTATAGTCTGTATGATTTTGTTCCAGAATTGTAGAAAAGCTGTCTCATTCCAAATAAATTTTATGTACCAAAGTATGTCTTCTGGTTTTCATTACCACataatcatttccttcttttgtttaTCAATTGAATTTATAGTATATTTATCTTTGCTCATAGGTACTCCGTGTTTCTTCTTTGAGTGCAAATGTTACAAAATCCTGGGAACACTTTTCTACTCCATGTCATTAAACACGTGCTGAACATTTGACACTCCCCAGGACCAAGCTGAGTCCCTGGCAATTGCCCCTTGTAAGAGCAGTCCCTGTGAATGCTCAGGTAGCTCAGCTCCAAGTTTACCACATCTATCTCAGGACAGAGCACCTTTCCAGCACTTTGAGCGAAGCCCAAAGACATGAATATCTGGGTGCAGCTGGCAGAGTGGAGAAACGCACAGCCCTCTgatacacagaatcatagatttgTCTGGgttgttggaagggacctttaagattatcaagtccaaccgtcaacctaacactgccacaACCACCACTACATGCTGCAGAGCTTCCCTGAGGTGACAGGGGGAAGGATGCCCCCAGGCTACCTAAAGGTGACAGCACTGGTCAATGCCCTGGCCATGTTGCAGGGTGCATGCTCTGTGCATCACCCCGAGCATCATCACTGACCCATGGGCACAGGGCGCAGAGTATGAATGGGAAAGAAATACGCCACTAGTTTAGTTTTCATTCCTCTATAAACCTCACACAACAGAAAGTGGTATTTCAGCTTTGAAATCTGTCTTCGGTAACAAAGCTAAGCATTTTCTAGTAGCTCCCCTACCTTGCAGTTCAAAAGCCTTTTATGAGAGAAATTCAGAGCTTCCACAAATGTTTTTAGCAAATGAACTGCCATCTAGGGGTCTAGAGatcaagtcctgtgaggagcagctgagggaactgggggttttagcctagagaaaaggaggatgaggggaCACCTTAtccctctctacaactccctgaaaggagcgtgtagccagggggggtcagtctcttctcccaaggaacaggcgataggaggaaacagcctcaagttgtgccaggtgAAGTTTAGATTGGcagttaggaaaaatttcttcaccacaagggttgtcaaacattggaacaggctgcccagggcagtggtggaatcaccatccctggaggtatttaaaagccggttagacgtggtgctgagggacacgggtcaGTGGTAAATTgacagtgctgggttaacggttggattcaatgatcttaaaggtctcttccaacctacaggattctatgattccatctGAGATTTCACATCATTGCTCCGCTCTTGACATAATTCCAGCCACAGTGAAGAACAAATTCAGaccaaaaaaaattgttgctgCAATGCAGATTCTTTAATTGGGATGGAAAATGCAACAGACTGTAATGGCgggaaacaaaacaacacagaaacaatTAATTGGAAACAGCAAAATCATAAGGCTGCAGCGAGGCACAACCCAGGGCCCCACGCCAGAGATTCCCCCTCCTATCGCAGGTTGGGGGTCTCAGAGtcgggcagagcagaggagactCATCCGAGGACAAGTACAGCTTCGTTGTACGGCAGATGGAGGGGAGCTTTTGGAGACAGTGCTGGAAACGCTAAAGTCGCCAGCTGGAGAACTGCAAGGTTACTCTGTGCAAACAAGCAAGGACCATCAAGTTCAAGTCGCTGCTTTGCCAAAGCCTAAAGAAGGGCTGACAGCTTTGTTCTGCATCTGGTGGTGGAAGACAAGAGGTGCTGCCAGCGGGGACTGAGGGCAGATGCAGCGCTGAACTACATGGATATTTGGGGCTTAGCAGGGCCCGCAGTTGCCACTGAGGTACCTGTGGCCACTGCGCCAGCCACCATATCCACAGCTCCCAAAGCCTCCGTAGCCCCCAGAAAGCCCATAGCCTCCGTAGCCCCCAGAAAGCCCGTAGCCTccatagcccccatagcccccaagGCCTCCATAACCACCACGGCCTCCAAAAGTGCCGCCGTAGCCCCCTGCAACGCCAGGGGCTCCCGCTGAGCCAACAACGCTGtactgcgggaaggagctgaggatgggcccGGGGAAGGTGACCACCGAGGCCGGGGGCTGGATCACCACCGTGGAGTCGGGGCACTGGCGCACGCAGGGCTCGTTGGCGGTGtcagccagcggggccggggcggccacCCCACAGGAAGGGACGCACAGGCTGGAGCAGGACATCCTTCGGTTCAGGAGGTGAAGCTGCAAGACAAGGCAGAGCTATGGCTCAGTGCAAGGCCTCATCCCAAACCCCTCCTGGCTCTCTCACACTTGGAACCTGTGTCCCAGGACACGCTCTGCATCATCTCAGGTGGGCAGAGCAAAAATACATTCCAGAgttaaaatgctgctgtaaaacctttgctcccttcACGTTCCCTGGACTTGACTTGCccacaggagagaggaaaaactccCTCctccaaagcagatggaaaatcaCCAAGCTCCCAAAGGACTCGAGTGCATTGGTGTACTCAGGGCATCATACCTGCAAGTCTTATATTTCCATCCTTTCCATAGCTCTGAAACAGTCCCATCACGTCCTAACTCTGCACTATGAAAGCGTGGCAGAACACACAGGAAAGATGCCTTGAGAAAGCCactgctgaggaaggaaagatgCAGGTAAGACTTGGACTTACCACGATGATCAGGAGAGTCAAGCAGAGGAAGGTGGATAGAGGGCTATGAAGCCCTCAGCTCTTTTATACATGTCCCAGACTGCCCGGGGCATCTGCCAGGGGGCGGTGGCAGAAGCCCTAGCTAATCATGAAATCCAGAGGACAAGCCTCATGAAACAAATTGTGATTTGCAACAATTATATCCATCCTAATTTGGTCTACCAGTGAGCAAACATGCCCTGGAGAGCAAACAGGTAATGGGAGGGACAGATCATGGCATATTACATGAAAGACAAGGGGCTGCTGTGGCTGACCTGGCATCACCAATAAACCCTGATCTGTCCCTAATCCCCTTACTTTGCTTATGTGCAAAAGTCATGGGCGTCTTGCAGAAGTGCTTTGCTGTCTGATGCACAGCCATCACGCCTGTCATTACATCCCTTTTACAAGCTGGTAAACTGAGGCACTGGGAGGTTGGGCAAAGGAAGAAGCCATCCCACCCGCTCAGGGCAGCTCCCATAGATAAACTATGGCCACATGCTGgggcctcaaaccaggacacaagggCTGGGGAGATTGTAGTACCGGGTGCAAGGGGCATCCCTAAGCCTTGCACATTTTACTGCCACTGCATGACTGGGTGATTTCTAGCTCCCCAATTTACTTGAcagtcctgcaaagagcagggGAGATGGATCCCATGTGGGATGAAGCTTCATCTATAAACAGCGCTGGCACCAACATGGGTGGGAGGGCAATGGGATTAGGCACTGGAGAGCTAAATGTGTGGAGCCATGCAcggaggagcaggagggcaagAACAGGGCCAAGACAGTCTCAGCTGTTCAGCCACGTGTCTCTGGGCATGGTCCTCCCTGAGCCCTCTGTGGAGATGCTTGATTACTCAGCTGGGCactcagggctgtgctgggacatTCTGGCCGAGCACCCACAGAGCACCAGACTGCACGTGGCCGTGCTCCCCACAAGCACACTGGGCACTGCTGGCTATGAGCACATGGCTGGGCTTCTGCTGAGTCTGGCGTGGTTGGGCACAGCAATCTTCTGCAAGATGCCCAAAAATCCTTCTACGTCAGCAAAGTGAAGGATTATGGACAGATCAGGGTTAATTGGTGCCATGAGTTCAGCCACATCAGCGCCCTGACTTTCATGTAATGTTGTGTCATAGTCTGTCCCTCCCAtcacctctttcttctccagggcACAATAGCAGGGCATTGTCCTCAATGAAGAGGGGTTTAATTGTCCCGCATCACAATCTGTGTCATGAAGCTTGTCCTCTGGATTTCGTGACTAGCTGGGGCTTCTGCCACCGCCCCTTGGCCGATGCCCCGGGCAGCCTGGGACATGTATAAAAGAGCTGAGGACTTCACAGCCCTCTATCCACCTTCCTCCACTTGACTCTCCTGATCAACAGGGTAAGTCCAGCTCCTGGAAGCCTCTTGGggatctctccctgcctcccttgaTGCAGCCCCTTCCCCGCACCCTTACCTAACCCCTGGCGTCTTTTCCAGGACTCCTTGCCTGCCTGAAAGATGTCCTGCGCCAGCCTGTGCGTCCCTTCCTGTGGGgtggccgccccggccccgctggctgaCACCGCCAACGAGCCCTGCGTGCGCCAGTGCCCCGACTCCACGGTGGTGATCCAGCCCCCAGCCTCAGTGGTCACCTTCCCCgggcccatcctcagctccttcccgcagtaCAGCGTTGTTGGCTCAGCGGGAGCCCCTGGCGTTGCAGGGGGCTACGGCGGCACTTTTGGAGGCCGTGGTGGTTATGGAGGCcttgggggctatgggggctatggAGGCTACGGGCTTTCTGGGGGCTATGGAGGCTACGGGCTTTCTGGGGGCTACGGAGGCTATGGGCTTTCTGGGGGCTACGGAGGCTTTGGGAGCTGCGGATATGGTGGCTGGCGCCGTGGCCACAGGTACCTCAGTGGCAACTGCGGGCCCTGCTAAGCTCCACACTGGGTCCGGCCACAGACGAAGGAGAGCTCCGTAAAAGCCCCTGGCATATCTCAACATGGCACTCAAGGGAAAAACATCCCTTTGGCATTGCTGGGCTCCAGAGCTCTGATGTCTCGCACCTGCTTGCTGCCCAGCTCTACCTTCCTCTTGCCCTGCTCGAGGATCCTTTCAAGAGTGGTTGCCCCCTTTATGGCAGAGACTCACTCTTggtgcctgctcctgcagcatggCTGATGCTCGGTTGAGCTCTGCCCAGTGCCACAAGACAGGGCAAGACCCTGGCCACGACTCGGCTCTTCTCCcaactccctcctcccctgcaactCCAATAAAAGCTGTCTTGCATCGCAATGTTGACTCATGGTATTTCTTgatccttccttctttttcctcacttcCCCCAAACATCGGGGCATCTCAGTCTGGGCTGTTTGAATCTCCCAGGGTGGTGCCCTTGGAGCCTTTGGGCACTTTGCTCAGTGTGTTACAGGTGAAGATGATGGTCCCAGGGGGGTCTTGTAGAGCACATCCCACTGAGCTTCCTCTGGTCTCCCACCAGCAATGAACACAATACGCTCCCAAAGCCCACTTCAAACATGTGGAAGTGCCACAGGTGTCTTGCAGCAGCTCTTCCAAATCCTCTGCAGAACCAGCATGCCTGGCATCACCTCCTTTTATTGGCTTGTTAGTGGTCACATCTGTAAGTCCAGGGAAATGTAGAGACAACCACTGCATGTAGAGGACTGCTGTCACGTGCTGGCCATGCCCTTGTGTCTAGCTTGATTTGGAGGCCACTGGGAAGGGGCGGGAGAGACACAACCAAGTTTCCTCTTAGAGACAAGAAATGGCCATGGGTATCCAGTGACATGAAGGACTAAgctctttgagcaggaggttggactgcccaccctcctgaggtccctcccttccccaagtaTCTGCTGATCTTTTGATCCTGGCACTGCAAGGTGGTCTTGGGCAGAGACAGTTCCAGCCAGAGGCATCAGGAAGGGCAGTGTGGCAGCATGTTGGTCACTGCTGGTGAGCTCAGGAAAAGATGGGTCATCCATCCCCATATCTACCCAGCTTCCCCTGCAATGACTCTCGGCCATCTGCTGTCTCCTGGCTCATGTGATGTCCCCTATGTATCCTCTGACGGCACGGTGCTGGAATGGCATTCTGGTGACCCTGTCACGGTCCTGTGGATTTTTGCTTTGGGGGATGTGGCAGTGTGGGCTACTTTTTTGTCTGGTGTGTGAAGAAGCAAAGCGCCAGTAAAATCTGGTCCAGAGCCCTGGTCTGTGGGAAGCTCTGCTGTCATTGCTGGGCAGAGGCGTGTCCTCAGGCTGCTGGTGGGAATTCTGGGAAGAGCTTCTGCTCAAGCAGTGTGGGAAGAGAGGACCAAAAGTGCtccagggagcagtgggagaTGGAGGAATAACAGGAAAAGGGCGTGAAGGATGCATGAATGTGGAGAGGATGGAGAcaaggcagctggggaggtgctgggggttgCTCTCCATTTCCCTTAATGACCTGTGGCCTCCCAAATGACGCTGACCTGGACTTTTGCCCTTGGGGTGGTTCCATTGGTGTCCCAACCCCCACAGCCCTGGTGCAGCCGGGaggaaagacagagcagggaaagagaaagaagctttTGTAGAGGGAGATGAGAACtgtcctgctctgggtgaacctccGGCAGAGGGACGTTATGcccaagggcaggcaggaggaagccAGGCAGCTCTCGCACATGCTCCTAACAAGGCCATGGGTGGGAGCTGGCTGGGACACTCCTGGGAGCCCGTGGTGTCACTTGGGGTATTGGGTATGGGGGAAGGaccaaataaaatcaaagctcaACATTGCGATGCAAGACAGCTTTTATTGCAGttccaggggaggagggagttgGGAGAAGAGCAGGGCCCGTGCCAAGGGCAGACACATCTCCTGCCAGTGGGCAGAACGACAGCGAGTAGCAGccatgctgcaggagcaggtAGCCAGCAAGGGGCTGTGTCTTCACGGGGCAACGAGTCCCGGAGAGATGCtgaggtggggcaggagggagggagagttGAGCCCCAAGCAGGCACCAGATGTCCACGTTCTGCAGATCAGCAATGCCAAAGGGATGTCCTTCCTTCAGGTGTCATGTCACGATGTGCCAGGGTATTTTCCAAAGCTCTCCCTTGACTTTGGCCAGACACGGTGTGGGGCTCAGCAGGGCCCGCAGTTGCCACTGAGGTACCTGTGGCCACGGCGCCAGCCACCATATCCGCAGCTCCCAAAGCCTCCGTAGCCCCCAGAAAGCCCATAGCCTCCGTAGCCCCCAGAAAGCCCGTAGCCTCCAtagcccccaaagcccccaaggCCTCCATAACCACCACGGCCTCCAAAAGTGCCGCCGTAGCCCCCTGCAACGCCAGGGGCTCCCGCTGAGCCAACAACGCTGtactgcgggaaggagctgaggatgggcccGGGGAAGGTGACCACCGAGGCCGGGGGCTGGATCACCACCGTGGAGTCGGGGCACTGGCGCACGCAGGGCTCGTTGGCGGTGtcagccagcggggccggggcggccacCCCACAGGAAGGGATGCACAGGCTGGCGCAGGACATCTTTCAGGCAGGCAAGGAGTCCTGGAAAAGACGCCAGGGGTTAGGTAAGGGTGCGGGGAAGGGGCTGCAtcaagggaggcagggagagatccCCAAGAGGCTTCCAGGAGCTGGACTTACCCTGTTGATCAGGAGAGTCAAGTGGAGGAAGGTGGATAGAGGGCCGTGAAGCCCTCAGCTCTTTTATACATGTCCCAGGCTGCCCGGGGCATCGGCCAAGGGGCGGTGGCAGAAGCCCCAGCTAATCGTGAAATCCAGAGGACAAGCTTCCTGACACTGATTTCATGTGATGCGAGAAAATTATATAGCTCTCTAATTGGGAAAATGGCATGCTAGTGTTCCCTGACGAAAGAACAGGCGATGGGAGTGACCATGATAGGCCATTACCTGTAAGACAAGATGCTGCTCTAGCACCCATAAATGTAAACGTTTCTCTAATCCCCATTTTGCCTACATTGAAGAGTCCTGGGCATCTTGCAGAAGTTTACTGTGTTCAACCACGtcacacccagcagcagcccagccacgCGCCCAGAGTCAGCGGTGCCCAGCGTGCCTGTGGCTGCGGGGAGCGCGGCCACGTGCAGCCAGGTGCTCTGTGGGTGCTCGGCCAGCATCTCCTGGCACAGTCCTCGGTGCCCAGCTGAGTAATCCAGTCCCTCCGGAGATGGGTTGAGGAGGACCACACTCACAGATATGTGGCCAAGGAAGCTGAGAGTGTCCTAGTCCCACCCTTCCTGCCCTCCCGCACCCCTGTGCATGTCCCCCTTCACACGCCGCCTTGCTGTCTGATCTCACTGCTCCCTACCCACGTCTGTGTTGAGCCCCTGCATGTTTGGGTCTTCACCCCACGCAGCAAAGTGTGCCCCCGTTTCTTTGCATGGCTGTTAATCAGGGAACCCCAAACACACCCTGTCAAGCAAGGGCATGGAGATGGCCAAGGCTTAGGGATGCTTGTCACCTGTTGCCCTAAAAGGCCCCCAGCCCTCATGAGCACTGGGAGATGGTGGGCATTTAGGAGTCACTCGGAGCACGTGGAATGGCTTCTTCCTTTGCCCAGCCTCCCAGTGCCTCAGTTTACCAGCTTGTAAAAGGGAGGTAATGACAGGCGTGATGGCTGTGCACAGGATTGCAACGCGCTTCTGCAAGATGCTCAGGACTCTTCGACATAAGTAAAGTGTGGGGGGATTAGGGGCAGATCGGGGTTTATTGGTGATGCCAGGTCAGCTACAACAGCAATTTGTCTTTCATGTAATGATGTGTCAGTGAGGAGGCATATAATTTTCTCGCATCACATGAAATCAGTGTCAGGAAGCTTGTCCGCTGGATATCATGACCAGCTGGGGTTCCAGCCACCACCTCTTGTCCGACGCCCCGGGCAGTCTGGGACATGTATAAAAGAGCTGAGGGCATCATAGCCCTCTATCCACCTTCCTCCACTTGACTCTCCTGATCATCGTGGTAAGTCCAAGTCTTACCTGcatctttccttcctcagcagtGGCTTTCTCAAGGCATCTTTCCTGTGTGTTCTGCCACGCTTTCATAGTGCAGAGTTAGGACGTGATGGGACTGTTTCAGAGCTATGGAAAGGATGGAAATATAAGACTTGCAGGTATGACGCCCTGAGTACACCAATGCACTCGAGTCCTTTGGGAGCTTGGtgattttccatctgctttggagGAGggagtttttcctctctcctgtggGCAAGTCAAGTCCAGGGAACGTgaagggagcaaaggttttacagcagcattttaacTCTGGAACGTATTTTTGCTCTGCCCACCTGAGATGATGCAGAGCGTGTCCTGGGACACAGGTTCCAAGTGTGAGAGAGCCAGGAGGGGTTTGGGATGAGGCCTTGCACTGAGCCATAGCTCTGCCTTGTCTTGCAGCTTCACCTCCTGAACCGAAGGATGTCCTGCTCCAGCCTGTGCGTCCCTTCCTGTGGGgtggccgccccggccccgctggctgaCACCGCCAACGAGCCCTGCGTGCGCCAGTGCCCCGACTCCACGGTGGTGATCCAGCCCCCGGCCTCGGTGGTCACCTTCCCCgggcccatcctcagctccttcccgcagtaCAGCGTTGTTGGCTCAGCGGGAGCCCCTGGCGTTGCAGGGGGCTACGGCGGCACTTTTGGAGGCCGTGGTGGTTATGGAGGCcttgggggctatgggggctatggAGGCTACGGGCTTTCTGGGGGCTACGGAGGCTATGGGCTTTCTGGGGGCTACGGAGGCTTTGGGAGCTGCGGATATGGCGGCTGGCGCCGTGGCCACAGGTACCTCAGTGGCAACTGCGGGCCCTGCTAAGCTCCACACTGGGTCCGGCCACAGACGAAGGAGAGCTCCGTAAAAGCCCCTGGCATATCTCAACATGGCACTCAAGGGAAAAACATCCCTTTGGCATTGCTGGGCTCCAGAGCTCTGATGTCTCGCACCTGCTTGCTGCCCAGCTCTACCTTCCTCTTGCCCTGCTCGAGGATCCTTTCAAGAGTGGTTGCCCCCTTTATGGCAGAGACTCACTCTTggtgcctgctcctgcagcatggCTGATGCTCGGTTGAGCTCTGCCCAGTGCCACAAGACAGGGCAAGACCCTGGCCACGACTCGGCTCTTCTCCcaactccctcctcccctgcaactCCAATAAAAGCTGTCTTGCATCGCAATGTTGACTCATGGTATTTCTTgatccttccttctttttcctcacttcCCCCAAACATCGGGGCATCTCAGTCTGGGCTGTTTGAATCTCCCAGGGTGGTGCCCTTGGAGCCTTTGGGCACTTTGCTCAGTGTGTTACAGGTGAAGATGATGGTCCCAGGGGGGTCTTGTAGAGCACATCCCACTGAGCTTCCTCTGGTCTCCCACCAGCAATGAACACAATACGCTCCCAAAGCCCACTTCAAACATGTGGAAGTGCCACAGGTGTCTTGCAGCAGCTCTTCCAAATCCTCTGCAGAACCAGCATGCCTGGCATCACCTCCTTTTATTGGCTTGTTAGTGGTCACATCTGTAAGTCCAGGGAAATGTAGAGACAACCACTGCATGTAGAGGACTGCTGTCACGTGCTGGCCATGCCCTTGTGTCTAGCTTGATTTGGAGGCCACTGGGAAGGGGCGGGAGAGACACAACCAAGTTTCCTCTTAGAGACAAGAAATGGCCATGGGTATCCAGTGACATGAAGGACTAAgctctttgagcaggaggttggactgcccaccctcctgaggtccctcccttccccaagtaTCTGCTGATCTTTTGATCCTGGCACTGCAAGGTGGTCTTGGGCAGAGACAGTTCCAGCCAGAGGCATCAGGAAGGGCAGTGTGGCAGCATGTTGGTCACTGCTGGTGAGCTCAGGAAAAGATGGGTCA encodes:
- the LOC134525788 gene encoding beta-keratin-related protein-like, yielding MASNQLACTNPCEAKCPQPLATSSNEPCVVACGDSRVIIYPPPVVVTFPGPILTTYPQQTVVGASEPSEVALAEPPAAAPLPAEVTGRLDAAVEKLAPKIVARPEPRCAPKYSYTYSSQWTHPCNSYRSGKRRTY
- the LOC134525856 gene encoding claw keratin-like, translated to MSCSSLCVPSCGVAAPAPLADTANEPCVRQCPDSTVVIQPPASVVTFPGPILSSFPQYSVVGSAGAPGVAGGYGGTFGGRGGYGGLGGYGGYGGYGLSGGYGGYGLSGGYGGFGSCGYGGWRSGHRYLSGNCGPC
- the LOC134525861 gene encoding claw keratin-like encodes the protein MSCASLCVPSCGVAAPAPLADTANEPCVRQCPDSTVVIQPPASVVTFPGPILSSFPQYSVVGSAGAPGVAGGYGGTFGGRGGYGGLGGYGGYGGYGLSGGYGGYGLSGGYGGYGLSGGYGGFGSCGYGGWRRGHRYLSGNCGPC
- the LOC134525866 gene encoding claw keratin-like; the encoded protein is MSCASLCIPSCGVAAPAPLADTANEPCVRQCPDSTVVIQPPASVVTFPGPILSSFPQYSVVGSAGAPGVAGGYGGTFGGRGGYGGLGGFGGYGGYGLSGGYGGYGLSGGYGGFGSCGYGGWRRGHRYLSGNCGPC
- the LOC134525858 gene encoding claw keratin-like; the protein is MSCSSLCVPSCGVAAPAPLADTANEPCVRQCPDSTVVIQPPASVVTFPGPILSSFPQYSVVGSAGAPGVAGGYGGTFGGRGGYGGLGGYGGYGGYGLSGGYGGYGLSGGYGGFGSCGYGGWRRGHRYLSGNCGPC